The sequence CTCGCGCGGATCCTCGAGCGGGAAGGGCCGTGCCACCTCCTGCCGACGGTCGGCGGCCAGACCGCGCTCAACCTCGCCGTCGAGCTGGAGCGCGCCGGGGATCTGGCCCGCACCGGGACGAAGCTGCTCGGCGTCTCGATCGAGGCGGTCGAGACCTGCGAGAACCGCGAGCGGTTCCGCGAGGCGGTGGAGCGGATCGGGCTGGAGATGCCGCGCGGCGGCTTCGCGCGGCGCGCCGAGGAGGCGGAGCGGATCCGCGCCGATCTCGGCTCGTTCCCCGTCGTCGTGCGCCCGAGCTACACGCTCGGCGGCGCCGGCGGCGGGATCGCCTGGAACGCGGAGGAGTTCCGCGAGGTCGTCGCCCGCGGCCTCGACCTCTCGCCGATCCACCAGGTGCTGGTCGAGGAGTCGGTCGTCGGCTGGAAGGAGTACGAGCTCGAGGTGATGCGCGACGGCGCCGACAACGTCGTCGTCGTCTGCTCGATCGAGAACGTGGACGCGATGGGGGTGCACACCGGCGACTCGGTCACCGTCGCGCCGGCGCAGACCCTCACCGACCGCGAGTACCAGCGGATGCGCGACGCGGCGCTGGCGATCATCCGCGAGGTCGGCGTGGAGACCGGCGGGAGCAACATCCAGTTCGCCGTGGACCCGGCGACCGGGCGGCTGCTCGTCGTGGAGATGAACCCGCGCGTCTCCCGCTCCTCGGCCCTCGCCTCGAAGGCGACCGGCTTCGCGATCGCGCGGATCGCCGCCAAGCTGGCGATCGGCTACACGCTCGACGAGCTGACCAACGACATCACCAGGCGCACCAAGGCGGCCTTCGAGCCGTCGCTCGACTACGTCGTCGTCAAGGTCCCGCGCTGGGCCTTCGAGAAGTTCCCCCACGCCTCGACCGCCCTCGGCACGCAGATGAAGTCGGTCGGCGAGGCGATGGCGATCGGCCGCGCCTTCCCCGAGGCGCTGCAGAAGGCGCTGCGCAGCCTCGAGAACGGCCGCTTCGGCTTCGGCGGCGACGCGGGGCCCGTGGCGGTGGACCGGCTGATCCACGAGAAGCTGGCCACGCCGCACTGGCGGCGGCTGGAGAACGTCCGCCAGGCGCTGCTCGCCGGCTGGAGCGTGGAACGCGTGGCGCAGGCGACGCGGATCGACCCGTGGTTCGTCGCGCGCCTCGACGAGATCGTGCGGGCCGAGGGGCGGCTGCGCGCCTTCGACCTGCCGGGGCTGCCGACCGACATGCTGCGCGACGCGAAGCGGCTCGGCTTCTCCGACCGCCAACTCGCCGCGCTGCTCGGCTCGGACGAGGAGGCGGTGCGCGCGCGGCGGATCGCCGCGGGGGTGCGCCCGGTCTACAAGCGGGTGGACACCTGCGCGGCGGAGTTCGAGGCCGAGACGCCGTACCTCTACTCGACCTACGAGGACGAGTGCGAGGCGGCGCCGACCGAGCGCCGCAAGGTGCTGATCCTCGGCTCGGGGCCGAACCGGATCGGGCAGGGGATCGAGTTCGACTACTGCTGCTGCCACGCCTCGTACGCCCTCCGCGAGGAGGGGATCGAGTCGGTGATGCTCAACTGCAACCCCGAGACCGTCTCGACCGACTACGACACCTCCGACCGGCTCTACTTCGAGCCGCTGACGCTCGAGGACGTGCTGGAGGTCGTGGACAAGGAAAAGCCGGACGGGGTGATCGTGCAGTTCGGCGGGCAGACGCCGCTGTCGCTGGCGATGCCGCTGCTGCGGCGCGGCGTGAAGATCCTCGGCACCTCGCCGGAGAGCATCGACCTCGCCGAGGACCGGCGGCGGTTCGGCGCGCTCCTCGCCCAGCTCGGCGTGGACGCGCCGCGCTGGGGCACGGCGCGCAGCTTCGAGGAGGCGCGGCGCGCGGCGCGCGAGATCGGCTTCCCGCTGCTCGTGCGGCCGTCGTACGTGCTCGGCGGGCGGGCGATGTTCGTCTGCTGGGACGAGGACTCGCTGGAGTCGATGATGAAGCAGGCGGTCGCGGCCTCGCCGGAGCACCCGGTGCTGCTCGACCGCTTCCTCGAGGACGCCTTCGAGCTCGACGTGGACGCGCTCTGCGACGGCGAGGACGTCGTCGTCGTCGCGGTGATGCAGCACATCGAGTTGGCCGGGATCCACTCCGGCGACAGCGCCTGCGTGCTGCCGCCGTACCACCGGGCGGTGCGGGAGCTAGAGGACGACGTCCGCGCGCTGACGCGGCGGCTCGCGCTGGCGCTCGGCGTGCGGGGGCTGGTGAACATCCAGTTCGCGATCCAGAACGGGAAGATCTTCGTGCTCGAGGTCAACCCCCGCGCCTCGCGCACGGTGCCGTTCGTGGCCAAGGCGACGGGGCTGCCGCTGGCGCGGATCGCGACGAAGGTGATGCTCGGCCGGAAGCTGCGCGAGCTCGGCGTCGTCGAGCCGCCGCGCTCGCCGCTCGTCGCGATCAAGCGCCCGGTCTTCCCCTTCGTCCGCTTCCCCGGCGAGGACCCGATCCTCGGGCCGGAGATGAAGTCCACGGGGGAGGTGATGGGGCTCGGCGCGACGTTCGGCGAGGCGCTGCTCAAGTCGTACCGCGGCGCGGGGACCGAGCTGCCGACCTCGGGGACGGCGTTCCTCTCGGTGCACGACCGGGACAAGGAGGCGCTGCCGCCGGTCGCCGCGGCGCTCGCGCAGGCCGGCTTCGCGCTCGTCGCGACGGCGGGCACGGCCGACTTCCTGCGCCGGCGCGGCCTCACGGTGCGCAAGATCTTCAAGGTCAACGAGGGGCGGCCGCACGTCGTGGACGCGATGCTCTCCGGCGAGATCCAGCTGGTGATCAACACGCCGCTCGGCGCGCCGTCGTTCTACGACGAGCGGGCGATCCGGCTGACCGCGCTCGAACGGCGGATCCCGCTGATCACGACCCTTTCCGGCGCCGCCGCGGCGGTCGAGGGGATCAAGGCGCGCGGCGGCGCGGAGACGGTTCGCGCGCTGCAGGAGATCCCGCGCGCCTGAGCGGCCCGCGCGCCGGGCGACGGCCGCCCGGCGCGGTCAGCGTCCCGCGAGAAGCAGGTCGCGGCGCGCGAGCATCGCGTCGATCTGCGCCGCGCTGAGCGCGTCGCCGACCGACGCGAGGAGCGCCTTCCGCTCCAGCGAGGCCATCCCGGCCCGCAGCGCCGGCGAGATCTCGAGCTGGCGCCCCTCGAGCGCGACGGGACGGGAGTGATGCAGCCGGAAGGCGCGGCTGTGGTCGATCAGGTGCATCTCCCAGTCGTCGGTGGTGTAGAGGACGTTCGTCGCGTTGCGGTCCGTGTTGTAGATCAGGGCGTCGAAGACCCGCATCGCGTCGAGCTCCGCCTCGTGCCGCTCCGGATCGTCCGTCTCCAGCTTCTCGACCAGCCGCGTCTCCTCGTTGATCGCCCGCTCGATCCAGAGCTGCAGCGAGCCGGCCTTGCCGTCGATCGTCCGCTCGACGGTCGCCGGCACGAGCCCCATCCCGATCGCGCGGTCGATCCGGTAGGCGGCGATCTCGTGCGCGTAGCGGTCGGTGAAGGTGAGCTCGCGCTCCTCGGCCTTCACGTTGCCGGTGAGCGTCTGGTTGATCGTCTTGAAGATCGCGCGGCGCACGACGTTCCCTTCGCGCAGCGTCACGCGCTGCGGGTGGGTCACCCCTTCGCCGACGTCCTCGATCTTGACCACCTCGGCCGCGCGCAGGAACCGCTCGGCCTCGGCGTCCGCGGCGGCGTCGATCCGCCCCTTCTCCGGCCGGTCGTCCGGCTCGACCGCGAGCGGCGCGTACTTCCGCTCCTCGAGGCCGTAGGCGCGCGCCTCGTCGCCGCGGATCTCGAGCAGCGCCGGCCGGCCGCGGAAGACCTTCGTCAGCAGGCTCTCGTCGAGCCGCAGCAGCCGTCCGCCGAACCGCGAGACGACGGCGTGCCCCGGCGTGGCCGCGTGGCCGACGACGAGCCGCTTGCCGCCGCAGCGGGCGAGCGAGCGCTCGACCGCGGGCAGCGCCTCGCGCGCGAGGCGGCGCGCGGGGCCGGCGTCGGACTGCGGGCCGTCGGGGCGGAGCGCGAGCATCTCGGCGCCGGCGCGGAACGCGGCGAGCGTCGCGGCGAGTTTCGGATCGTCCGCCCCCGCCTTCGCCGCGCGCTCGTCGGCCGCGGAGAACCCCCCGTAGAAGTCGGTCTCTGGTTCGAGCAGCCCCCGCGCGAGGAGCTCCTTGCGCGCGAGGAGGTAGCCGCGGAGCTCCGCGCCGATCCGCGCGCTCAGGACGTCCGGAGCGGCGCCGCTCTCCGCGCCGGAGAGTCCGGCGTGGACGAAGCAGACGTCGTCGATCCGCACGGCGGACGGACGGCCCAGGAGCCACCTGCCGTAGACGCCGTCGACGTCGAACGCCGCGCGGCGCCCGAAGAAGCCGACCGGGTGGCGCCGCTCGAAGGCCGCGACGTAGCGGTCGGCGAGGCGTCCGCGGGCCTGCGCGGCGACG comes from bacterium and encodes:
- the carB gene encoding carbamoyl-phosphate synthase large subunit, which codes for MPRRTDVHKVVVVGSGPIVIGQACEFDYSGTQAVKALREEGVEVVLVNSNPATIMTDPEAADRTYVEPLDRAALARILEREGPCHLLPTVGGQTALNLAVELERAGDLARTGTKLLGVSIEAVETCENRERFREAVERIGLEMPRGGFARRAEEAERIRADLGSFPVVVRPSYTLGGAGGGIAWNAEEFREVVARGLDLSPIHQVLVEESVVGWKEYELEVMRDGADNVVVVCSIENVDAMGVHTGDSVTVAPAQTLTDREYQRMRDAALAIIREVGVETGGSNIQFAVDPATGRLLVVEMNPRVSRSSALASKATGFAIARIAAKLAIGYTLDELTNDITRRTKAAFEPSLDYVVVKVPRWAFEKFPHASTALGTQMKSVGEAMAIGRAFPEALQKALRSLENGRFGFGGDAGPVAVDRLIHEKLATPHWRRLENVRQALLAGWSVERVAQATRIDPWFVARLDEIVRAEGRLRAFDLPGLPTDMLRDAKRLGFSDRQLAALLGSDEEAVRARRIAAGVRPVYKRVDTCAAEFEAETPYLYSTYEDECEAAPTERRKVLILGSGPNRIGQGIEFDYCCCHASYALREEGIESVMLNCNPETVSTDYDTSDRLYFEPLTLEDVLEVVDKEKPDGVIVQFGGQTPLSLAMPLLRRGVKILGTSPESIDLAEDRRRFGALLAQLGVDAPRWGTARSFEEARRAAREIGFPLLVRPSYVLGGRAMFVCWDEDSLESMMKQAVAASPEHPVLLDRFLEDAFELDVDALCDGEDVVVVAVMQHIELAGIHSGDSACVLPPYHRAVRELEDDVRALTRRLALALGVRGLVNIQFAIQNGKIFVLEVNPRASRTVPFVAKATGLPLARIATKVMLGRKLRELGVVEPPRSPLVAIKRPVFPFVRFPGEDPILGPEMKSTGEVMGLGATFGEALLKSYRGAGTELPTSGTAFLSVHDRDKEALPPVAAALAQAGFALVATAGTADFLRRRGLTVRKIFKVNEGRPHVVDAMLSGEIQLVINTPLGAPSFYDERAIRLTALERRIPLITTLSGAAAAVEGIKARGGAETVRALQEIPRA